One window of Papaver somniferum cultivar HN1 chromosome 9, ASM357369v1, whole genome shotgun sequence genomic DNA carries:
- the LOC113311375 gene encoding zinc finger protein ZAT12-like — translation MAKFLMLLSSGREEADYQSMVEPLTTSTINQNRFYECKTCNRQFPSFQALGGHRASHKKPRLEESVLSGTRSINDNQQQKKKPKAHECSICGLEFSVGQALGGHMRKHRAVTAPVATPTETMGLSSSSSDTTTYKQQPLELVEISNSRRLLSLNLDLNLTSLPTTAMGSNEFEFSALIEPHKQISVLDTLVGEHRTQMSGRQKQRVAISRAILKDP, via the exons ATGGCGAAGTTTTTAATGCTATTATCAAGTGGCCGAGAAGAGGCCGATTATCAATCTATGGTTGAGCCACTGACAACATCAACGATTAACCAAAATCGGTTTTACGAGTGCAAAACATGCAATAGACAATTTCCATCATTTCAAGCACTTGGAGGACACCGAGCCAGTCACAAGAAACCTAGACTAGAGGAATCTGTATTATCGGGTACGCGGAGCATTAACGATAACCAAcagcaaaagaagaaaccaaaggctcATGAATGTTCTATTTGTGGTTTAGAGTTTTCCGTTGGACAAGCtttaggtggtcatatgagaaaacatAGGGCAGTAACGGCACCAGTGGCAACACCAACGGAAACAATGGGATTATCATCCTCTTCATCGGATACTACTACTTACAAACAACAGCCGCTAGAATTAGTGGAAATATCGAATAGTAGGAGACTACTGAGTTTGAATTTGGATTTGAACTTAACCTCTCTTCCTACCACTGCTATGGGAAGTAATGAGTTTGAATTCTCCGCTCTTATAGAACCACACAAACAGATTTCT GTTCTAGATACCTTAGTTGGTGAACACAGAACTCAGATGTCGGGGAGACAGAAGCAAAGAGTGGCGATATCTAGAGCTATACTGAAAGACCCGTGA